TTGCTCACACGGGAGACAAGCGCACCTACTGGCGTTTTGTCAAAAAAGGCAACCGGGAGCTTTTGTAAATGGATAAACAGCTTCATCCGCATTTGCTGAATGATGCGCTGTGCGATCTTTTGCAGCCACAAAATCTGTACGTAGTTGAAACCAGCTGAGAGCAAGATCAGTGCCCCATAACCTACAGACAGCCAGACAATAGGCAGGACATCCCCTTGGTACATCGCCTTGACTTCCTCTGCGGTTAGCCGAATCCCTGTGGAGGTCATCTCTTGACCTGATTGATCCTTCGTTGTTACCTCGAAGCGTTCCCTGCCGTTTTCTGGCGCAATCGGGGTGAATTTCTTCTCCGTATTCGGATTCACCTTGCCAGAAACCAAGTAATAAGTCGTGCCTTCTGTCAGCACAGTTACTTCTTTTGGATTGCTCCTGTCCAAAGCAAGTCCTGTCTTTGCAGCGACATCTTCACGAATATAGTTCGTACCGTTCACTGAGGCGACTTGCCCCGCTGCTTGTGGTGGCACTTCGTCCAGTTGATACCAAGGCTTTTGGATCGCCAGGATGTGATTATCAATCATGACCTTGGCTAAAAAAGGCCCCGCCAGCTCTGCACTCGTTCCCAGCAAGAGCAGGAACAATGCGCCTAGTATTTGCTTTTGAAATGGCCTGGCGTACTCGGTCAAACGCCCCCATACATTTTGTTTGCTCATGAAACGTTTTCCCCCTCTCTCAACCAGCCACATCATGCTCCATTTGCTGACGACGGTACTGCTCTGCATACCAGCCGTTGCGGTGCATCAGCTCGTCATGTGTCCCCTGCTCGACGATCCGCCCCTCATCCAGCACGAGAATCAGCTGTGCGTGCTGTACGGCAGACAGACGATGAGCAGTAATAATGGTCGTTTTATCCGCGCGCTCCTGTCGCAGATGACGAAGGATACTCTCCTCTGTCCGCGCGTCCACAGCCGATAGTGAATCGTCGAGAATCAGAATCCCCGCATCCATCAAAAGAGCGCGTGCAATAGAAATCCGCTGTTTTTGCCCCCCAGAGAGGGTGACCCCCTTCTCTCCAACCATGGTTTGCAAGCCCTCTCTGAATTGGGCCAAATCTCTCTTCATCTCCGCAAGCTCCAGCGCATGCATCACTTCCTCGGTCGTCGCTTGTGGTTTCCCGAATGCAACATTTTCGGCAATCGTCCGTGAAAACAGCAAATGCTCCTGAGGCACATAGCCGATTTTTTCCCGCAGCGTATCAAAAGCGAGTCCTTCGATCGGGATGCCCCCGATTAACAGGACTTGTTCCTTCATCTGATATTGATGCAACAAGGCACGACACAACGTCGACTTGCCGCTTCCCGTCCTCCCGACAATCCCAAGCGTCTCTCCTTCACCCAAACGAAACGAGATGTCGGTGAGTGCTGGCTTGTCAGTGCCTGGATACGTAAAAGAAAAATGGCGTGCTTCTACGGTATTGGCGATTTGGCTCGTGACTGGATTCGCTGCTTCCGTCACATCTGGCTGCTCCACCATTAGCTCTGTAAAGCGTTTGTGGGATGCGCCACCGCGCTGCAACACATTAACCAGCCAACCAAAAGCGAACATCGGCCAAATTAAAAGTCCCAGGTATAAATTGAACGCAACCAAATCCCCTAAGGAGATAGCGCTAGTGAACACCAAATACGTGCCATAGCCCAGCCCGATCAAAAAGCTGAAGCCAATAATAATCGCGATCGTCGGCTCAAACAGCGCGTCAATCCGTGAAACGCTCACATTTCGCTCCAACGTTTTTTCACTGACCCGGCGATATGCCTCAATATCGGCCTTTTCCTGAACAAATGCTCTCAATACCCGAACGCCCGATACGGATTGTTGAACATGATCATTCATCTCTCCGAAGGCTTCCTGTGCCAAGTAAAAGCGATCATGCAGCAGCTTTCCATAGTACGCCGTTGACCAAGCCAAAAACGGCATCGGGATCAGCGCAGCCAGCGTCAGCTTCCAATCAATCGCGGTCACCATGACGCCTAGCGTTAACACGGTCATGAACAACGCATCGACAAGCGTAAGCACCCCTGTACTCGCTGTTTGTTCAATGGCGGGAATGTCATTGGTAGCCACGGCCATCAGATCACCACTGCGTTTGCGATGAAAAAACGACGGGGTCATTCTGGTCAAATGGGCAAACAGTCGCTCGCGAAGTGTTCGCTCCAGAATCAAGGCTCCCCCATTTAACAAGTACCGCCAGAGAAACCGCAACCCATACAAGCTCACGCCCAATACGAGCAAGATGACCACTGTTTGCGTCAAGTCAGCGTCCGTCAGGGAACTGTTGCGAATCGAATCGACCGTATCCCCGATTAATTTCGGCGGCCATAGCATGAGAACATCGATGACAAACAGCACAGAGATTCCAATGACGTATCTCTTCCAATAGGCACGAAAAAACCAAGATAATTGCCGAAGTGTCTGCATGTAAATCACCTCTATTTATTTAGACCTAACAGCACGACTAAAAAAGGGCTTGCGAATCACGCGCAGCCCTCTTGATCTGTCTTCACCATCGTAATTTACAGAATTTTCATTGTCAATCAATGCATACAGTTCAATCTAAGATTTTTTATCGGTTTTCCAGTCAAGCCATTCCTCTTTTAGCAGGCTGTAAGTGGCATGATCCACGTAATGATCGTAAAGGAATTCATTCCGGCGAAGTATCCCTTCCAGTTGAAACCCTAATCGTTCCGGGATCGATCTGCTCTTGTGGTTTTCCGTAGCAGCCTGAATCGTTACTTTTTCCAAATCCCATGACCCGAAGATCAACACGTCCAAGTAGGTCGCCACTGCTTCTGTCATCAGGCCCTTTCCCTGAAATTGCGCACCCAGCCAATAGCCAATGGACGTCTTTTTGTTGATCCAATCCACTGTATGTACGCCGACTGTACCAGCCAAACGTCCTTGGTACCAAATACCGTAGTGGATGCCGCGATTATCGTTGTACTGATGAATCGTCGCTTGGATGAATTGGCGAGAATCCTCTACCTTCTTCGTATAATTCAGCCACGGCAGCCATTCCATAAGATTCTCCCGGTTCGAATCCGTAAGCAAAAATAACTGCTCAGCATCAGCTAATTCTAACTGTTTCAAGTACGTATCTTCATTGATGGCTATCTGTTGGATCGTTTGCATACGAATCTCCCCTTTTCTTGGATATTTTACTGGAAAACGCCAAAATGAGCAAAAAGCGCCCGCCAGCAACAATAGGCGAACGCATATAAAAATGTCTTTTATTTTTTGCTATTGCCGATCTCTTCCGGCTTGAAAATGCCTGTCTCGGTAACGATCGCTGTAATGTACTTCGCAGGCGTTACATCGAACGCAGGATTGTACACCTTGATATCGTCTGGAGCTACCTGTTTGCCCAAGCCATGGGTAATTTCCTCGGCTGGACGCTCTTCAATCGGAATATCTGCGCCTGTCGGTGTGTCCAAATCGACGGAGGACAAGGGAGCTGCCACGTAAAAAGGAATGCCGTGAGCTTTTGCCAATACCGCTACCCCATACGTACCGATTTTGTTGGCGACATCGCCGTTCGCTGCTACGCGG
The window above is part of the Brevibacillus brevis NBRC 100599 genome. Proteins encoded here:
- a CDS encoding ABC transporter ATP-binding protein, whose amino-acid sequence is MQTLRQLSWFFRAYWKRYVIGISVLFVIDVLMLWPPKLIGDTVDSIRNSSLTDADLTQTVVILLVLGVSLYGLRFLWRYLLNGGALILERTLRERLFAHLTRMTPSFFHRKRSGDLMAVATNDIPAIEQTASTGVLTLVDALFMTVLTLGVMVTAIDWKLTLAALIPMPFLAWSTAYYGKLLHDRFYLAQEAFGEMNDHVQQSVSGVRVLRAFVQEKADIEAYRRVSEKTLERNVSVSRIDALFEPTIAIIIGFSFLIGLGYGTYLVFTSAISLGDLVAFNLYLGLLIWPMFAFGWLVNVLQRGGASHKRFTELMVEQPDVTEAANPVTSQIANTVEARHFSFTYPGTDKPALTDISFRLGEGETLGIVGRTGSGKSTLCRALLHQYQMKEQVLLIGGIPIEGLAFDTLREKIGYVPQEHLLFSRTIAENVAFGKPQATTEEVMHALELAEMKRDLAQFREGLQTMVGEKGVTLSGGQKQRISIARALLMDAGILILDDSLSAVDARTEESILRHLRQERADKTTIITAHRLSAVQHAQLILVLDEGRIVEQGTHDELMHRNGWYAEQYRRQQMEHDVAG
- a CDS encoding GNAT family N-acetyltransferase gives rise to the protein MQTIQQIAINEDTYLKQLELADAEQLFLLTDSNRENLMEWLPWLNYTKKVEDSRQFIQATIHQYNDNRGIHYGIWYQGRLAGTVGVHTVDWINKKTSIGYWLGAQFQGKGLMTEAVATYLDVLIFGSWDLEKVTIQAATENHKSRSIPERLGFQLEGILRRNEFLYDHYVDHATYSLLKEEWLDWKTDKKS